One genomic segment of Hordeum vulgare subsp. vulgare chromosome 2H, MorexV3_pseudomolecules_assembly, whole genome shotgun sequence includes these proteins:
- the LOC123428384 gene encoding two-component response regulator ORR6-like, with protein MAAAAPTQAPAMTLPPAMVASSPKPAAVGDRKVVPVMTDADEVVVQVQVQAELHVLAVDDSVVDRAVIAKILRSSKYRVTTVDSATRALELLGLGLITDVNMIITDYWMPGMTGYELLKRVKESSELREIPVVIMSSENVPNRITRCLEEGAEDFLLKPVRPSDVSRLCNRIR; from the exons ATGGCCGCGGCTGCTCCCACCCAGGCTCCGGCTATGACCCTGCCGCCCGCCATGGTGGCCTCGTCGCCGAAGCCCGCCGCCGTCGGCGACCGCAAGGTGGTGCCGGTGATGACCGACGCCGACGAGGTCGTCGTCCAGGTCCAGGTCCAGGCGGAGCTGCACGTGCTCGCCGTCGACGACAGCGTCGTCGACCGCGCCGTCATCGCCAAGATCCTCCGCAGCTCCAAGTACAGAG TTACTACCGTGGACTCTGCGACCCGGGCTCTGGAGCTGCTGGGGCTGGGGCTCATCACGGACGTGAACATGATCATCACCGACTACTGGATGCCCGGCATGACGGGGTACGAGCTGCTCAAGCGCGTCAAGGAGTCGTCGGAGCTCCGGGAGATCCCCGTCGTCATCATGTCGTCGGAGAACGTGCCCAACCGCATCACCCGCTGCCTCGAGGAAGGCGCCGAGGACTTCCTCCTCAAGCCCGTCCGCCCCTCCGACGTCTCCCGCCTCTGCAACCGCATCCGGTGA